A window of candidate division KSB1 bacterium contains these coding sequences:
- a CDS encoding helicase C-terminal domain-containing protein, with the protein MDITTYIAESAREQLARDIKAADGNEVFFVGYTDDNLVVQDVQTVARGHDTAVPVVTKAAREADVVIHNHPSGALKPSNADLSIATQLDDFSTAFYIVDNLVEHVYVVIEPFAKTDITPLDIDAIQALLGPDSQIAATLPGFEQREQQMSMILQVVQAFNNRKVASIEAGTGTGKTLAYLLPAVQWSLQNRERVVISTNTINLQEQLISKDIPFLQNVLDVKFKAALVKGRSNYVCLRKLNEVESELKLQGDEEDQDELSALIEWARNSKDGSKADLSFIPKYRVWERIASESDTCTRQRCAHFRTCFVNKARREAAQAQILVVNHHLLFADLAVRQETGSMTSAAVLPPYQKIIFDEAHHIENVATSYFGSQITRAGLIRMLHRLFRQKKQREYGYLNTLRIKLLKNTGQLDQHKSEKIENLLQNDILPAVRELLEHTNTVMDLFYEAVERYQGKSVDQEIKLRLLPDVTSRLIDDVGLRQPLEIYLDNLKSFTDDLGLLVKTAQQAGAMLQDPTWDSVCIDIAAQAERLILAGQVIRNVLFKHDEDHIRWIEAKGGARHFNILRFKISPLEIKERMLNAVYENFETVIMTSATLTVDRKFDFLASRIGLDLLSPARRIELLLDAPFDYQKQVVVAIPKDMPDPRHSSFAGELNKAVFKALNISNGRAFVLFTSYGLLNMLYRQMYESLKQIRIRLLKQGDENRHHLINKFKKDTHSVLFATDSFWEGVDVEGESLMSVIITKLPFRVPSEPVIEARYEAIEKRGGNAFIEYAVPLAVLKFKQGFGRLIRRKSDRGAVIIFDHRVISKSYGKRFLHSLPSCRVLTGTRETVFSELKLFFDQD; encoded by the coding sequence ATGGATATCACAACCTATATTGCGGAATCGGCACGCGAACAACTGGCCCGCGACATTAAAGCCGCGGATGGAAATGAAGTCTTTTTTGTCGGTTATACAGATGACAATCTTGTCGTTCAGGATGTACAGACCGTAGCAAGGGGGCATGATACGGCGGTTCCGGTGGTCACCAAAGCCGCCCGGGAGGCGGATGTGGTCATCCATAACCATCCTTCAGGGGCTCTTAAACCCTCGAATGCAGATTTGAGCATCGCCACTCAGCTCGATGATTTCAGCACTGCATTTTATATTGTTGATAATTTAGTAGAGCATGTTTATGTCGTTATTGAACCGTTTGCAAAAACGGATATCACGCCTCTGGATATTGATGCCATTCAGGCGCTCCTCGGACCGGACAGTCAAATAGCTGCAACCCTTCCCGGTTTTGAACAGCGTGAACAGCAAATGAGCATGATTTTACAGGTGGTTCAGGCATTTAACAATCGAAAAGTGGCGTCGATCGAGGCGGGAACCGGAACCGGTAAAACTCTGGCTTATTTGCTCCCGGCCGTGCAATGGTCTTTGCAGAATCGCGAGCGGGTGGTTATTTCCACCAATACGATTAATCTCCAGGAACAGTTGATCAGTAAGGATATCCCGTTTTTACAAAATGTCCTGGATGTTAAATTTAAAGCCGCACTTGTAAAAGGACGGTCCAACTATGTCTGTTTGCGCAAATTGAATGAAGTTGAATCCGAGTTAAAACTACAGGGTGATGAAGAAGATCAGGACGAGCTCAGCGCATTGATCGAGTGGGCACGCAACAGCAAAGACGGCAGCAAAGCTGATCTGTCATTCATACCCAAATACAGAGTGTGGGAGCGGATTGCATCGGAAAGTGATACCTGTACCCGGCAGCGCTGCGCGCATTTCCGCACGTGTTTTGTGAACAAAGCCAGGCGGGAGGCCGCACAAGCGCAGATTTTGGTGGTTAATCATCATCTTTTGTTTGCTGATCTTGCTGTTCGACAGGAAACCGGCAGTATGACCAGCGCCGCGGTACTGCCGCCGTATCAAAAAATTATTTTTGATGAAGCGCATCATATCGAAAATGTTGCAACCAGCTATTTCGGCAGCCAGATCACCCGGGCCGGACTGATCCGGATGTTGCACCGGCTGTTTCGGCAAAAAAAACAGCGAGAGTATGGATACCTGAATACCCTTCGCATAAAGTTGCTGAAAAATACCGGACAACTGGATCAGCATAAATCGGAAAAAATTGAAAATCTGCTGCAGAATGATATTCTGCCCGCTGTACGCGAGCTGCTGGAGCATACGAATACCGTGATGGATCTTTTTTATGAGGCGGTGGAGCGCTATCAGGGCAAATCTGTTGATCAGGAAATCAAATTGCGACTGCTGCCGGACGTCACATCGCGTTTGATCGATGATGTGGGGCTGCGTCAACCTCTGGAAATTTATCTGGATAATCTGAAATCATTTACAGATGACCTGGGTCTTTTGGTGAAAACCGCTCAGCAGGCCGGGGCGATGCTGCAGGATCCAACCTGGGATTCGGTCTGTATTGATATCGCGGCCCAGGCCGAACGTTTGATTCTGGCCGGCCAGGTGATCCGGAATGTGTTGTTCAAACACGACGAAGACCATATCCGCTGGATCGAGGCCAAGGGCGGCGCACGCCATTTCAATATATTGCGCTTTAAAATATCGCCCCTCGAGATCAAGGAACGTATGCTCAATGCGGTTTATGAAAATTTTGAAACCGTAATTATGACCTCTGCAACATTGACCGTGGACCGCAAATTTGATTTCCTGGCCAGCCGTATTGGTCTGGATCTGTTGTCGCCGGCCCGCCGCATAGAATTGCTTTTGGACGCCCCCTTTGATTATCAGAAACAGGTTGTGGTGGCCATCCCCAAAGATATGCCGGATCCGCGCCATTCATCCTTTGCCGGTGAACTCAATAAAGCGGTTTTCAAGGCGCTGAATATATCTAACGGCCGAGCCTTTGTGCTGTTTACGTCGTACGGACTTTTAAATATGCTCTACCGGCAGATGTACGAATCCCTGAAACAGATTCGTATCCGTTTGCTGAAACAGGGGGATGAAAACAGGCATCATCTGATTAATAAATTTAAAAAAGATACACATTCGGTTTTGTTTGCCACGGACAGTTTCTGGGAAGGCGTAGATGTTGAAGGTGAATCTCTGATGTCGGTGATCATTACCAAACTGCCGTTTCGGGTGCCCAGTGAACCTGTGATTGAGGCTCGATACGAAGCCATTGAAAAGCGTGGCGGCAACGCATTTATCGAATATGCGGTGCCGCTTGCGGTGCTTAAATTTAAGCAGGGATTCGGACGCCTGATCCGTCGAAAAAGCGACCGCGGCGCTGTAATTATTTTTGATCATCGTGTTATTTCAAAATCCTATGGAAAACGTTTTCTACATTCCTTGCCATCCTGCCGTGTCCTCACCGGAACCCGCGAAACAGTTTTTTCGGAACTGAAATTGTTTTTTGATCAGGATTGA
- a CDS encoding glycoside hydrolase family 3 protein, translated as MKKEPWIETILQKMTLEQKIGQCVVVGMSGTVITNDLKEAILRYECSGIRHSGFGRMFRYFSDDKAKQQELGKDFVPSMQKIALDGLPPYCDTRGYAQVMNELRDLAAQRHLKIPLHMIIDQEGDTSKDYARGGVVQFPSNMGLAASRSPELIYDVAVSLAKQIKAAGLDMIHSPVVDVNINPLNPEIGRRAFGDDPKLVAEYAVAMFKGFRDEDVIAAAKHFPGRGDSATDAHFACPVLDVSKSRLDEIELYPYRELIKAGMDAIMIAHCIYPQIHPEHISTVSRPIVHGILREELGFEGVITTDSITMGALIDRYGIGEACSRALAAGADTILMKAENQWRGEMFYTIKKWVTDGKIDADELDDKVRRVLKLKKKYGLFEDMGRVDAGKADETHTG; from the coding sequence ATGAAAAAAGAACCATGGATTGAAACTATTCTGCAAAAGATGACACTGGAACAAAAGATCGGGCAGTGTGTAGTGGTGGGAATGTCCGGGACCGTCATTACCAATGATCTCAAGGAAGCGATCCTTCGATACGAATGCAGCGGCATCCGTCATTCGGGATTTGGCCGTATGTTTCGTTATTTTAGTGATGATAAAGCAAAGCAGCAGGAACTTGGAAAAGATTTTGTCCCGTCTATGCAGAAAATAGCGCTGGACGGTTTGCCTCCTTATTGTGATACCCGCGGTTACGCTCAGGTGATGAATGAGCTGCGTGATTTGGCCGCTCAGCGGCACCTCAAGATACCTTTACATATGATCATTGACCAGGAGGGCGATACCAGCAAAGATTACGCACGCGGCGGCGTGGTGCAGTTTCCGTCAAATATGGGATTGGCTGCATCCCGCAGCCCGGAACTGATATATGATGTGGCCGTCAGCCTGGCCAAACAGATAAAAGCCGCCGGGCTGGATATGATCCATTCACCGGTAGTAGATGTGAATATTAATCCGCTGAATCCGGAGATCGGTCGCCGTGCATTCGGCGATGATCCAAAGCTGGTGGCGGAATATGCCGTCGCCATGTTCAAAGGATTCAGAGATGAAGATGTTATCGCTGCAGCAAAACATTTTCCGGGCCGCGGTGATTCCGCCACTGATGCGCATTTCGCATGTCCGGTCCTGGATGTATCCAAATCTCGGCTCGATGAAATTGAATTGTATCCATACCGGGAATTGATCAAAGCGGGAATGGACGCGATTATGATCGCACATTGTATTTACCCGCAGATTCACCCGGAACACATATCTACGGTATCAAGACCCATTGTTCACGGCATACTGCGCGAAGAACTGGGATTTGAAGGTGTGATCACCACGGACAGTATCACGATGGGCGCCTTGATTGATCGTTATGGGATCGGAGAAGCCTGTTCACGCGCGCTTGCAGCCGGAGCCGACACTATATTGATGAAAGCTGAAAATCAATGGCGCGGTGAAATGTTTTATACGATTAAAAAGTGGGTAACAGATGGTAAAATAGACGCGGATGAACTGGATGACAAGGTTCGGCGTGTTTTGAAACTCAAGAAAAAATACGGCCTGTTCGAGGATATGGGAAGGGTCGATGCCGGCAAAGCAGACGAAACCCACACGGGATAA
- a CDS encoding alginate lyase family protein — MSEYEYRVVVFYCLENTIHKSQKAAGRFFPAYEYTGCYFSRRNDSLARRVCERSKTRRIEAHIKPDGSQPFELERTRSMHYSLFNLVAYFELAQLAEHVNIDLWRYRTKEGAGIKTAFDFLLPYFQDQPWPYPQITPMHHEYDILEKLLRIASIKYQDGQYVDLLHDMSLLHSADRLALLYPVCDK; from the coding sequence ATGAGTGAATACGAGTACAGAGTCGTTGTTTTTTATTGTTTGGAAAACACAATTCACAAAAGTCAAAAAGCAGCAGGACGATTTTTTCCAGCGTATGAATACACCGGTTGTTATTTCTCCCGGAGAAACGATTCGCTTGCTCGGCGTGTATGTGAGCGCAGCAAGACACGCCGTATTGAAGCTCATATTAAACCGGACGGCAGCCAGCCATTTGAACTGGAGCGAACCCGTTCCATGCATTACAGTTTGTTCAATCTGGTCGCTTATTTTGAACTCGCTCAGCTTGCCGAACATGTTAATATTGATCTCTGGCGCTATCGAACAAAAGAGGGCGCGGGGATTAAAACGGCATTCGATTTTCTGCTGCCTTATTTCCAGGATCAACCCTGGCCGTACCCGCAGATCACTCCCATGCACCATGAATATGATATATTGGAAAAACTATTGAGAATTGCATCTATTAAATATCAGGATGGGCAATATGTTGATTTGCTGCATGATATGTCGTTATTACACTCTGCTGACAGGCTGGCTTTGCTTTATCCTGTATGTGACAAATAG
- a CDS encoding transporter, with protein MSIFDYGVIVCYLLFITSLGFIFRKFSSDSSDFFRGGGNMLWWLVGATAFMTQFSAWTFTGAAGYAYSNGTMIMVIFIGNAFGYFCTFLFSAARFRQMRVVTPMEAIRDRYGKVNEQFFTWVWLPIGIFYAGIWLTGISSFVSVVFGMDLKLTILAVGLVVLFMASLGGSWAVVASDFMQVMILIPISMVAAFLAIQAVGDGSFASGAATFTSKLPEHHFDWTILLRPQIIIFWVVAMIIKQFSTINNLNDSYRFLFAKDTRNARKAGLLASLLFLFGPIIWFIPPMAAAILYPDLSAIPELSTLNNMADGAYVAIGLRTMPMGMIGLMVSAIFAATISSMDSGLNKSAGIFIRNFYKPVLRKDATETEYLVAAKIVTAVFGLLVISASLLISTSDLGLFDVMQLFSANVAIPFVIPLIWGFIIKKSPAWSAWSTVIFGFVISLFTTRIMNPEIIRGVLGLDSAFTDVEYTHYLQFIGLLFNVILSSLWFLGTVVFSRYNSRDSE; from the coding sequence ATGTCTATTTTTGATTACGGCGTCATTGTCTGTTATCTTTTGTTCATAACGTCTCTGGGATTTATTTTTAGGAAATTCAGCAGTGATTCCAGCGATTTTTTTCGGGGTGGCGGTAATATGCTGTGGTGGCTGGTTGGAGCGACAGCATTTATGACCCAGTTTAGCGCCTGGACGTTTACCGGCGCTGCCGGATATGCCTACAGCAACGGAACGATGATCATGGTCATATTTATCGGCAATGCATTCGGCTATTTTTGCACCTTTTTGTTTTCCGCGGCCAGATTCAGACAGATGCGGGTCGTGACGCCCATGGAAGCCATCCGTGACCGCTACGGGAAGGTCAATGAACAGTTTTTCACGTGGGTCTGGCTGCCGATTGGAATATTCTATGCCGGTATCTGGCTGACGGGCATCAGCAGTTTTGTTTCTGTGGTTTTTGGTATGGATTTAAAACTGACAATTCTGGCGGTTGGTCTGGTGGTTTTGTTTATGGCGTCTCTGGGCGGATCCTGGGCGGTTGTGGCTTCGGATTTTATGCAGGTGATGATTCTGATACCCATTTCCATGGTTGCGGCGTTTCTGGCTATCCAGGCGGTAGGCGACGGATCATTTGCATCAGGAGCCGCCACGTTTACCTCAAAACTACCGGAGCATCATTTTGACTGGACCATCCTTCTGAGGCCGCAGATCATTATTTTCTGGGTTGTTGCGATGATTATCAAACAGTTTAGCACGATTAACAATCTCAATGATTCCTATCGGTTCTTGTTTGCCAAGGATACACGCAACGCCAGAAAAGCAGGCCTTTTGGCCTCTTTGCTTTTTCTGTTTGGTCCCATTATCTGGTTTATTCCGCCGATGGCGGCTGCGATCCTCTACCCGGATCTCTCTGCGATTCCCGAACTGAGTACGCTGAATAATATGGCGGATGGAGCTTATGTGGCCATTGGATTGCGGACCATGCCGATGGGAATGATCGGTTTGATGGTGAGCGCTATCTTTGCGGCAACCATCTCTTCCATGGACAGCGGTTTGAACAAGAGCGCCGGTATTTTTATCCGCAATTTCTACAAACCTGTCCTGCGTAAAGATGCCACGGAAACTGAGTATCTGGTGGCCGCAAAAATAGTCACCGCTGTTTTTGGACTTTTAGTCATCAGCGCATCGCTTCTGATAAGCACGTCAGACCTCGGTCTGTTTGATGTGATGCAGTTATTCAGTGCCAATGTGGCCATTCCGTTTGTCATTCCGCTAATTTGGGGATTTATTATTAAAAAGTCGCCTGCATGGTCGGCATGGAGTACTGTGATCTTTGGTTTTGTAATCTCTTTATTTACAACCCGTATTATGAATCCGGAAATTATCAGAGGTGTTCTGGGACTGGATAGCGCCTTTACGGATGTGGAATATACACATTATCTTCAGTTTATTGGTCTCTTGTTTAATGTGATTCTAAGCTCGTTGTGGTTTTTGGGCACAGTCGTTTTTTCGAGATACAACAGCAGAGATTCTGAATGA
- a CDS encoding T9SS type A sorting domain-containing protein yields the protein MALSSLWSDDMELTIQNSRIGNIGDHFAHGGNGRLVDTRGNNVESVVIQSCTIYNMHDRLLRTGGGAVNNFVFDHNTVLHVFGRHGSFDLSNSVNVTITNNIIMNPLYQGNCEFWADEQAHTDAPDFFVVTVAADSAGDLALESFTMFNNNIWTDQQILNYYATNDSVDAPEVLSPTLKAFMGADAANAYFSEPLIFANVPPTPYDYLVQVYEDVNVEPLPENWSTIEPADIDAGYSSTSKSASAAEDGGPLGDLNNTLMAGREIVIEPGNPGILNEMIHSDTTDTGERVDPATVYVLKRGAAYLVTEPIVNRNYHLHIKAEDGAGDLPRISPAVEADGSFTQVFNTRGDATLENLYIETISPLGGSRWGGIRFYGEGNEILVDGCHVTKERGGSFQLWSDDMELTIQNSRIGNIGDHFAHGGNGRLVDTRGNNVESVVIQNCTIYNMHDRLLRTGGGGVNSFIFDHNTVLHVFGRHGSFDLSNSVHVKITNNIIKNPLYQGNCEFWADEQAHTDAPDFYVVTVAADSAGDLALESFTMSNNNIWTDQQVLDYYATNDTVDAAEVLSPTLAAFMGDAADDAYFSEVLTFENVSPTPYDYLVQVYEDVNVEPLPENWSTIEPADYNASYDAGTQSATAADDGGPLGDLNNSLTGGSSVDSKQTLPTEFDLSQNYPNPFNPSTQIEFAVSKTSDVQLIVFNMLGQQVRTLVNESRKAGHYKLLWNGRDDLGRLVPSGVYFYKLKAGDLTAVRKMIMMK from the coding sequence GTGGCTCTTTCCAGCCTGTGGTCTGATGATATGGAATTAACCATTCAGAACAGCCGTATCGGCAATATTGGTGATCATTTTGCGCACGGCGGCAATGGCCGCTTGGTTGATACCCGCGGCAATAATGTTGAAAGTGTCGTGATTCAAAGTTGTACTATCTACAATATGCATGATCGTCTTTTGCGAACCGGTGGCGGCGCTGTAAACAATTTTGTGTTTGATCACAATACAGTCCTGCATGTGTTCGGACGTCACGGTTCGTTTGATCTCTCCAATTCTGTGAACGTTACGATTACCAATAACATTATTATGAATCCGCTGTATCAGGGTAATTGCGAATTCTGGGCCGATGAACAGGCACATACCGATGCTCCCGACTTTTTTGTGGTGACGGTTGCTGCTGATTCTGCCGGAGATTTGGCCCTTGAATCGTTTACCATGTTCAACAACAATATCTGGACGGACCAACAAATTCTGAATTACTATGCCACCAATGATTCTGTAGACGCGCCTGAGGTGTTGTCACCCACACTAAAGGCTTTTATGGGTGCTGACGCAGCCAACGCATACTTTTCCGAACCTCTAATTTTTGCCAATGTACCGCCCACCCCTTATGATTATCTGGTTCAGGTTTATGAGGATGTGAATGTTGAACCGCTGCCGGAAAACTGGAGCACCATCGAACCTGCTGATATTGATGCCGGATACAGCTCCACTTCGAAATCTGCATCAGCAGCAGAGGATGGCGGTCCGCTGGGTGATTTGAACAACACACTGATGGCCGGAAGAGAAATTGTCATAGAGCCCGGAAATCCCGGTATTCTCAATGAAATGATCCATAGTGATACCACGGACACCGGTGAGCGTGTGGATCCCGCTACCGTGTATGTGCTCAAACGCGGTGCAGCCTATTTGGTCACCGAACCGATCGTAAATCGCAATTATCATCTGCACATCAAGGCGGAAGATGGCGCGGGTGACCTGCCGCGTATCAGTCCGGCGGTTGAAGCGGACGGCAGCTTTACCCAGGTGTTCAACACACGCGGTGACGCCACATTAGAAAATCTCTATATCGAGACCATCAGTCCTCTCGGCGGTTCCCGCTGGGGCGGCATCCGTTTTTACGGTGAGGGCAACGAAATTCTTGTTGACGGCTGTCATGTGACAAAGGAACGGGGTGGCTCTTTCCAGCTGTGGTCTGATGATATGGAATTAACCATTCAGAACAGCCGTATCGGCAATATTGGTGATCATTTTGCGCATGGCGGCAATGGTCGTTTGGTCGATACGCGCGGTAATAATGTTGAAAGTGTTGTGATTCAAAATTGTACCATTTACAACATGCACGATCGCCTGTTGCGGACCGGCGGCGGCGGGGTCAACAGTTTTATCTTTGATCACAACACTGTCCTGCATGTGTTCGGACGCCATGGTTCGTTTGATCTGTCCAATTCCGTGCATGTAAAGATCACCAACAACATTATCAAGAATCCGCTGTACCAGGGAAATTGTGAGTTCTGGGCCGATGAACAGGCACATACCGATGCTCCGGACTTTTATGTGGTGACGGTTGCTGCCGATTCTGCCGGAGATCTGGCGCTCGAATCATTTACTATGTCCAACAACAACATATGGACGGACCAGCAGGTACTGGATTATTATGCCACAAATGACACAGTCGATGCTGCCGAGGTTTTGTCTCCGACTTTGGCTGCTTTTATGGGCGACGCGGCAGATGATGCCTATTTCTCGGAAGTGTTGACATTTGAGAATGTTTCACCGACTCCGTATGATTATCTGGTTCAGGTTTATGAGGATGTCAATGTTGAACCGCTGCCTGAAAACTGGAGCACGATTGAGCCTGCAGATTATAATGCCAGCTATGATGCCGGCACACAATCCGCAACTGCTGCAGATGACGGCGGTCCGCTCGGTGATTTGAATAATTCTCTGACCGGCGGCAGTTCCGTTGATTCGAAACAGACCCTTCCGACGGAATTTGATCTGTCTCAGAATTATCCGAACCCGTTTAATCCTTCTACACAGATCGAATTTGCTGTCAGCAAAACATCTGATGTTCAACTCATTGTTTTTAACATGCTGGGACAGCAGGTCCGGACTCTTGTTAACGAGTCTCGTAAAGCGGGTCATTACAAACTCCTGTGGAACGGCCGTGACGACCTGGGACGTCTGGTTCCCAGCGGTGTCTATTTCTACAAGTTAAAAGCCGGTGATCTCACAGCTGTCCGAAAAATGATCATGATGAAGTAA
- a CDS encoding DUF2264 domain-containing protein → MHAIEFKTPLDYQTSHITGWTRDHWEEVFFTLMKGILDSASRYKARQRIPGPRSHHGLLADELEGFTRSLFMSGPWLSSSKDGILNFGKESIDVLDFYRQGILAGTDPKHPEYWGEIVDYAQHLVEMAALCWGLYVSREKIWDKFSKAEKKQVADYLIQCTQVKYHQNNWLLFNVITNAVLKQFGMPYSQEQIDENLGFCDSMYVGNGWYCDGHAVNRFDYYNAWGFHFYYLLWAIIDGESKPDIAEMHKERVRQFAQNFRYFFAGDGSTPCWGRSMIYRFGYVSPIALGQYLDCLDISSGQVRTMCNSTMKFYFSNPILTDRNHLSMGWLRPNEFVLEHYNCGGSPLWATKSMALLFIPQDDPFWTQPEEELPIHQKDFSFPIKEPGLVMIGRKDSGHVQIINQKPYHDKSEYNARYTNFAYSSIFSYEARPIYKSWNCDNSLTFSTDGINFKQRWKTENLYCETDFAAARYPMHEVDDNGIITTFILVKDDVMINIHRIEPSLSNLVFREGGYSLGFDEGETQVFSKPGIEYAIKDDKITFIRNLYGYTRSFKARGFHEDVCGANSRYHKSVVPAFGTERQTDEPFYLASMVCGRMGNVETDELEEFVKSFRIVDNRAELVFYDDEHVMMQMGPVQSLSININALPVTGKVVLARISSDAKLNDLLYEDGSLSDELTA, encoded by the coding sequence ATGCACGCTATAGAATTCAAGACGCCGCTGGATTATCAGACGTCGCACATTACAGGCTGGACGCGCGACCACTGGGAAGAAGTGTTTTTCACGCTCATGAAAGGGATTCTGGACAGTGCATCGCGTTACAAAGCGCGTCAGCGCATTCCGGGCCCCCGTAGTCATCATGGTTTACTTGCCGATGAACTGGAAGGCTTTACACGCTCATTGTTCATGTCAGGACCCTGGTTGAGTTCTTCAAAGGATGGAATACTGAATTTTGGTAAAGAGTCCATAGATGTGCTTGATTTCTATCGGCAGGGAATTCTGGCGGGCACGGATCCGAAACATCCTGAATATTGGGGAGAGATTGTCGATTATGCCCAGCATCTGGTGGAAATGGCAGCGCTCTGCTGGGGACTATATGTGAGCCGGGAAAAGATCTGGGATAAATTTTCCAAGGCCGAAAAAAAACAGGTCGCCGATTATTTGATTCAGTGCACACAGGTCAAATATCACCAGAATAACTGGCTGCTGTTCAATGTCATCACCAATGCGGTATTGAAACAGTTTGGAATGCCCTACTCTCAGGAACAGATTGACGAAAACCTCGGGTTTTGCGACAGCATGTACGTGGGCAACGGCTGGTACTGCGATGGACATGCTGTGAACCGGTTCGATTATTACAATGCCTGGGGTTTTCATTTTTATTATTTATTGTGGGCGATTATCGACGGTGAATCCAAACCTGATATTGCAGAGATGCATAAAGAACGTGTTCGGCAGTTTGCGCAAAATTTCAGGTATTTTTTTGCCGGAGACGGGTCTACACCCTGCTGGGGACGCTCAATGATCTACCGGTTCGGGTATGTGTCGCCGATTGCACTGGGACAATATCTGGACTGTCTTGATATTTCTTCCGGACAGGTGAGAACCATGTGCAATTCCACGATGAAATTTTATTTCAGCAATCCAATTCTCACCGACCGCAATCATCTGAGCATGGGGTGGCTGAGACCGAATGAATTTGTGCTGGAGCATTACAATTGCGGCGGTTCACCCCTTTGGGCGACCAAAAGCATGGCGCTATTGTTCATACCTCAAGATGACCCGTTCTGGACGCAGCCGGAGGAAGAATTGCCCATTCATCAAAAAGATTTTTCCTTTCCGATCAAAGAACCGGGACTTGTCATGATTGGACGCAAGGACAGCGGTCATGTTCAGATTATCAACCAAAAACCCTATCATGATAAAAGCGAGTATAATGCACGCTATACCAATTTTGCCTATTCTTCCATTTTCAGTTATGAGGCAAGGCCTATTTACAAATCCTGGAACTGTGATAACAGTCTGACTTTTTCAACTGACGGAATTAATTTCAAACAGAGATGGAAAACGGAAAATTTGTATTGTGAAACAGATTTTGCCGCTGCCCGCTATCCCATGCATGAGGTTGATGATAACGGTATTATAACCACTTTTATATTGGTAAAAGATGATGTGATGATCAATATTCATCGGATCGAACCCAGTCTTTCAAATCTTGTTTTTCGGGAAGGCGGATATTCCCTCGGATTTGATGAGGGTGAAACGCAGGTGTTCAGTAAGCCCGGAATTGAATACGCAATAAAAGATGATAAAATTACATTTATTCGAAATCTCTATGGCTATACTCGCTCATTCAAAGCTCGAGGTTTTCATGAAGATGTGTGCGGGGCAAACAGCCGTTATCATAAAAGTGTTGTCCCGGCCTTTGGCACTGAAAGGCAAACCGATGAGCCGTTTTATCTGGCCAGTATGGTTTGCGGAAGAATGGGCAATGTCGAGACGGATGAGCTGGAAGAATTTGTCAAATCATTCCGCATTGTTGATAACCGGGCTGAACTTGTTTTTTATGATGATGAACATGTGATGATGCAGATGGGGCCTGTCCAGTCCCTGTCCATAAATATCAATGCTTTACCTGTCACCGGTAAGGTCGTACTTGCGCGTATATCCAGTGATGCAAAGCTGAATGATCTGCTTTATGAAGATGGCAGCCTGTCTGATGAGCTCACTGCATAG
- a CDS encoding HAD hydrolase-like protein: MNYTQLLENFKPKYEFYIGIDSDGCVFDSMEIKHKECFIPNIIKHWNLQAISRPARQAAEFVNLYSQWRGTNRFPALIKVLELLQEHPDVKKRGLPLPDVTALQTFIESGAPLGVPALEAQYKQTQDPVLKQAVEWSRAVDASIEDMVRGVTCFERVPHVLKRLQNQADIVVVSSTPHEAIVREWNEHRIDVYTSIIAGQEMGNKKTQLQATTQNRYPKAQVLMIGDAPGDMKSAYAVGARFYPIVSGKETESWEYFEKEIVDLFLNRKYTAEIENKRVQEFNDSLPDIPPWV, encoded by the coding sequence ATGAATTATACACAACTACTGGAAAATTTTAAACCGAAATACGAGTTTTATATCGGTATAGATTCGGACGGATGTGTGTTTGATTCCATGGAGATCAAACATAAAGAATGTTTTATACCCAATATTATCAAACACTGGAATTTACAGGCCATTTCCAGGCCAGCCAGACAGGCGGCGGAATTTGTTAATTTATACTCGCAATGGCGCGGCACCAACCGGTTCCCGGCTTTAATCAAGGTGCTCGAGCTGCTCCAGGAACATCCTGATGTGAAAAAAAGGGGTCTGCCGCTCCCTGATGTGACGGCTCTGCAAACATTCATCGAATCCGGCGCGCCACTGGGCGTACCCGCTCTTGAAGCGCAGTACAAACAAACACAGGATCCGGTATTAAAACAGGCTGTTGAATGGAGTCGCGCTGTGGACGCCTCGATTGAGGATATGGTAAGAGGGGTTACCTGTTTCGAACGCGTCCCGCATGTATTGAAACGTTTGCAGAATCAGGCTGATATTGTTGTGGTTTCCAGCACACCTCATGAGGCGATTGTCAGAGAGTGGAACGAGCACCGTATAGATGTTTATACTTCCATCATAGCCGGGCAGGAAATGGGGAATAAAAAGACGCAGCTGCAAGCAACAACGCAAAATCGCTATCCCAAAGCGCAGGTGCTCATGATAGGCGACGCGCCCGGAGATATGAAATCAGCGTATGCTGTGGGAGCCCGGTTTTATCCGATTGTTTCGGGGAAAGAAACAGAGTCCTGGGAATACTTTGAAAAGGAGATTGTTGATTTGTTTCTAAACCGCAAATATACCGCTGAAATCGAAAACAAACGTGTTCAGGAATTTAACGACAGTTTACCCGATATACCGCCCTGGGTGTAG